A genomic region of Alistipes megaguti contains the following coding sequences:
- a CDS encoding pyridoxal phosphate-dependent aminotransferase, with protein MPQISHRAVEMPASPIRKLVPLADAARARGIKIYHLNIGQPDLPTPQIGLDALKHIDRRVLEYSPSDGYRSLREKLVTYYDQYQIKLSPDEIIVTTGGSEAVLFAFMSCLNPGDEIIVPEPAYANYMAFAISAGAVIRPVVSSIETGFALPPIEEFEKLINSRTRGILICNPNNPTGYLYTRREMNRIRDIVKKYDLFLFSDEVYREFIYTGSPYISACHLEGIEQNVVLIDSVSKRYSECGIRIGALITKNRELRNAVMKFCQARLSPPLIGQIIAEASIDAPRSYSTEVYEEYIERRKCLIDGLNRIPGVYSPIPMGAFYTVARLPVDDSDKFCAWCLEHFDYEGETVMMAPASGFYSDPGCGRNEVRIAYVLKKEDLERALFILSKALDAYNSRHRSSNRASGRGLPD; from the coding sequence ATGCCGCAAATTTCACATCGGGCCGTTGAGATGCCGGCCTCCCCGATACGCAAACTCGTGCCGCTGGCCGACGCCGCCCGCGCCCGGGGTATCAAGATCTATCACCTGAACATCGGACAACCCGACCTGCCCACCCCGCAGATCGGTCTCGATGCCCTGAAGCACATCGACCGCCGAGTCCTCGAATACAGCCCCAGCGACGGCTACCGTTCGCTGCGCGAAAAACTGGTCACCTATTACGACCAGTACCAGATCAAACTCTCGCCCGACGAAATCATCGTCACAACGGGAGGCTCCGAAGCCGTTCTGTTCGCCTTCATGTCGTGCCTCAATCCGGGCGACGAGATCATCGTCCCCGAACCGGCCTACGCCAACTACATGGCCTTCGCCATTTCGGCCGGTGCGGTGATCCGCCCCGTCGTCTCGTCGATCGAGACCGGATTTGCGCTGCCGCCGATCGAGGAGTTCGAGAAGCTGATCAACTCACGCACGCGTGGCATCCTGATCTGCAACCCGAACAACCCCACGGGGTACCTCTATACACGCCGTGAGATGAACCGCATCCGTGACATCGTCAAAAAGTATGACCTGTTCCTCTTCTCGGACGAAGTCTACCGCGAATTCATCTATACGGGGTCGCCTTACATCTCGGCCTGCCACCTCGAGGGGATCGAACAGAACGTCGTGCTGATTGACTCGGTGTCGAAACGCTACTCGGAGTGCGGCATCCGCATCGGCGCGCTGATCACCAAAAACCGCGAACTGCGTAATGCGGTGATGAAGTTCTGCCAGGCGCGCCTCTCGCCACCGCTCATCGGACAGATCATTGCCGAGGCCTCGATCGACGCCCCGCGGTCGTACAGCACCGAGGTCTACGAGGAGTATATCGAACGGCGGAAGTGTCTGATCGACGGTCTGAACCGTATTCCGGGCGTCTATTCGCCCATCCCGATGGGGGCCTTCTATACGGTAGCCCGCCTTCCGGTGGACGACAGCGACAAGTTCTGCGCCTGGTGTCTCGAGCACTTCGATTACGAGGGCGAGACGGTGATGATGGCCCCGGCCTCGGGATTCTATTCCGATCCCGGATGCGGCCGCAACGAGGTCCGCATCGCCTACGTATTGAAAAAGGAGGATCTCGAGCGCGCGCTCTTCATCCTGAGCAAAGCCCTCGATGCCTACAACAGCCGGCACAGGAGCAGCAATAGAGCGTCCGGCAGAGGACTCCCCGACTGA
- a CDS encoding HU family DNA-binding protein, giving the protein MNLFTSQAMNKAQLVEAVALDANLTKVEARKAIDAMIRVTVQALREGERLTLTGLESFSIQQKAERVGRNPRTGAAVKIPARKVIRFRPAVEIE; this is encoded by the coding sequence ATTAATCTCTTCACGTCTCAGGCCATGAACAAAGCCCAGCTTGTCGAGGCTGTTGCCCTCGACGCAAACCTCACGAAGGTCGAGGCCCGAAAGGCAATCGACGCCATGATCCGTGTCACGGTGCAAGCGCTCCGCGAGGGAGAACGGCTGACGCTGACCGGTCTGGAAAGTTTCAGCATCCAGCAGAAGGCCGAACGTGTGGGCCGCAACCCCCGCACGGGTGCCGCCGTCAAAATCCCGGCACGCAAGGTTATCCGCTTCCGGCCGGCCGTGGAGATCGAATGA
- a CDS encoding Arm DNA-binding domain-containing protein — translation MERTTFSLLFYIRRDKTNKRGEAPVFMRLTINEERADASIKRFIEPHDWNSEKGKANEKSRGGKDLNLSF, via the coding sequence ATGGAAAGGACAACATTCAGCCTGTTGTTTTACATTCGGCGGGACAAGACCAACAAGCGAGGCGAAGCTCCCGTATTTATGCGTCTGACAATCAACGAAGAACGCGCTGACGCCTCGATCAAACGCTTCATCGAGCCGCACGACTGGAACTCGGAAAAAGGAAAAGCCAATGAAAAAAGCCGCGGCGGAAAGGATTTGAACCTGTCATTCTGA
- a CDS encoding FecR family protein — protein sequence MKRPDEITLRRVLNEKATPDEAAEVAAWFATDEGQAWLAAEFDNDARQLESGAMAPLSDTPGEELLRRIERILTRARRRRLLLRVAAILIPCALILGLWANLNSRLGGALFSADEQQTVAAAVGERKEVIFQDGTRIFLNAGSTISYPERFGLSERRVQLDGEAYFEVAHNPQRPFVVETSDNASVRVLGTEFDVKAYRSDPTISVVLIRGSVEFARGASSYRLEPSQRLVYNKQMGTSSIESLSNADQTILWSRNTICFRDTPMREVVRELERWYDVQFDVADPEVYDFTFSLQTPNLPLRELLDELENIAPIRCSVNHKTVEIHSVK from the coding sequence ATGAAACGACCCGATGAGATAACGCTGCGCCGCGTTCTGAACGAAAAGGCGACGCCCGACGAGGCGGCCGAAGTGGCCGCCTGGTTTGCCACCGACGAGGGGCAGGCCTGGCTCGCGGCGGAGTTCGACAACGACGCCCGGCAGTTGGAGTCCGGCGCCATGGCTCCGCTGTCCGACACCCCGGGCGAGGAGCTGTTACGACGCATCGAACGCATCCTCACCCGCGCCCGGCGGCGCCGGCTGCTCCTTCGCGTGGCGGCCATTCTGATTCCGTGCGCCCTGATTCTGGGGCTGTGGGCCAATCTGAACAGCCGACTGGGCGGGGCGCTCTTCTCGGCCGACGAACAGCAGACGGTCGCCGCAGCCGTCGGCGAGCGCAAGGAGGTGATCTTCCAGGACGGAACACGGATTTTCCTCAATGCCGGCTCGACGATCTCCTATCCCGAACGGTTCGGGCTCTCGGAACGCCGCGTGCAACTGGACGGCGAAGCCTACTTCGAGGTGGCACACAACCCCCAGCGTCCGTTTGTCGTCGAGACCTCGGACAATGCCTCCGTCCGGGTGCTGGGAACGGAGTTCGACGTCAAGGCCTATCGGTCGGACCCGACCATCTCGGTAGTGCTGATCCGGGGCAGCGTGGAGTTCGCCCGGGGAGCCTCGTCCTACCGGCTGGAGCCCTCCCAGCGATTGGTCTACAACAAGCAGATGGGAACCAGCTCGATCGAGTCGCTGAGCAATGCCGACCAGACGATCCTCTGGAGCCGGAATACGATCTGCTTCCGCGACACGCCGATGCGGGAGGTCGTTCGGGAGCTGGAACGGTGGTACGACGTGCAGTTCGATGTGGCCGATCCGGAGGTCTACGACTTTACCTTCAGCCTTCAGACCCCCAATCTTCCGCTGCGGGAGCTGCTCGACGAATTGGAGAATATTGCACCGATCCGCTGCTCAGTCAACCATAAAACAGTCGAAATTCATTCTGTGAAATAG
- a CDS encoding RNA polymerase sigma factor, with protein sequence MEDTQEDLELLGRLRTGDRAAFEAIYRRYHARLYTLALRYLKNRADADDALQQLFVKLWTAREALFITRNLQGYLYGMLKHQVLNQIRNNVSALQHNYRIVQKQTPYDDELYTWAERNYHNELLERAIATLPPQQRAVATLRREGYSNQEIAARLNLSIHTVNTHYRECLKRLKELLAGAAKLMITLLILFR encoded by the coding sequence ATGGAAGATACGCAGGAGGATCTGGAGCTGCTCGGCCGTCTCCGGACTGGGGATCGCGCGGCATTCGAAGCCATCTACCGGCGTTATCACGCACGGCTCTATACGCTGGCATTGCGCTATCTGAAAAACCGCGCCGACGCCGACGATGCCCTGCAGCAGCTCTTCGTCAAGTTGTGGACCGCACGCGAGGCACTCTTCATCACCCGCAATCTGCAGGGGTATCTGTACGGTATGCTGAAGCACCAGGTATTGAACCAGATCCGCAACAACGTCAGCGCCCTGCAGCACAACTACCGCATCGTGCAGAAACAGACCCCGTACGACGATGAGCTCTACACCTGGGCCGAACGCAACTACCACAACGAACTGCTCGAACGGGCCATCGCAACACTGCCACCCCAACAGCGGGCCGTGGCCACGCTGCGACGCGAGGGATACTCCAATCAGGAGATTGCCGCCCGTCTGAACCTCTCGATCCACACGGTGAACACCCACTACCGCGAATGTCTGAAACGATTGAAGGAGCTCCTGGCCGGAGCCGCCAAACTGATGATCACCCTGTTAATTCTGTTCCGATGA
- a CDS encoding TonB-dependent receptor, with translation MKPFRLLLAAVLLVASVTAVSAQQVTVRLRQVKLVQVLDEISRQTGYAFYHSRPTVDPDRIVSLDVTDTKLETALDRLFAGTRIGYEIRNQKIYLVAKNDPQNEATRQQPRPVKGQVKDAAGEPVIGATVVVKGTTKGASTGIDGGFTLDVTPDDVLVVSYIGYDTQEIPVGSRTSFDIQLREEATTLDDVVVIGYGAVKKRDVSTAISSIKAEDIANRPITDFRQSMAGKMPGVQVMQTGGDPEGNVMVRVRGISSATAGNDPLYIVDGVPMENGLSNLNTNDIESMEVLKDASSAAIYGSRGSNGVILITTKKGKSETIQVTYDGYYGIEQVSKKIDLMNAYQYAQVSKEAHDAAYLDQYPGGTAPNGDRPESYMNYPVELVPYLNGEPGLTDTDWQDAIFRTASTTSHNIAISGKGKHVNYFISGNYYYKEGVIINSDFERYSFRMNLDGKYKNFKYGVNFSPSYSKSNKVNASGDYNSGGIVQSALTSCPIWPIYNEDGTFNFQGNGYWRIGTDYQHNEILNPVALATLQSEVIDRMSMTGRAFLGYDICKGLSFQTSFGGSFYGAIDNKYRSSELPLRGKAYYDAPSNPEGYSSAGFYFNWLIENQLTYDRTFGDHSLNVILVQSAQKETYKTLNVTATDYPNDQNQTIGGGTVSDGDSKTEQWSLASYLARVQYNYKGKYMLSAAIRADGSSRFGKNNRWGYFPSASAAWRISGEPFFQNAEALSWISDLKIRASYGQTGNFQIGNYRHLATMSGDDYILGTGSGSLVSGYKPSDVENPDLTWEKTSMFNVGADLSLLGGYFNLTAEYYYANTTDMLLEVPIPHLTGYSTTLMNIGKVNNRGWELSATSQHSYANGISYSLNANWAKNTNEVKALGANDTPIIQSGSVDHAYYITKVGEPIGSYYLLVQDGIFRNEEDLKAYPHVSTAQPGDFRFVDVDGDGEIDLEKDRTIVGNYMPDFTYGFGGSFGYRGLDFSVAFQGVHGNEILNLNRRYLDNMEGNTNGTTVAFNRWKSPTEIGDGNTNRANRKQTGNNTRTSTWHVEDGSYLRLQNIALGYTLPAKWTRKFYVEKLRIYVSAQNLVTWTDYSGYNPEVSNRTSALTPGEDYGTYPLAKTYMVGLNVTF, from the coding sequence ATGAAACCTTTTAGACTCCTATTGGCGGCAGTTCTTCTGGTGGCGTCCGTGACCGCGGTTTCGGCGCAGCAGGTAACTGTCAGGCTCCGGCAGGTAAAGCTGGTGCAGGTGCTGGACGAGATTTCGCGGCAGACCGGCTATGCGTTCTACCACTCGCGTCCGACGGTTGATCCCGACCGGATCGTGTCGCTTGACGTGACGGACACGAAGCTCGAAACGGCGCTGGACCGCCTCTTTGCCGGCACCCGGATCGGCTATGAGATCCGCAATCAGAAAATCTATCTGGTCGCCAAAAACGACCCGCAAAACGAAGCCACCCGGCAGCAGCCCCGGCCGGTCAAGGGCCAGGTGAAGGATGCAGCCGGCGAGCCGGTTATCGGTGCTACAGTTGTGGTGAAGGGTACGACCAAAGGTGCCAGTACGGGTATCGACGGCGGCTTTACGCTGGACGTGACGCCGGACGACGTGCTGGTCGTATCGTACATCGGCTACGACACGCAGGAGATTCCCGTCGGCAGCCGTACGTCGTTCGATATCCAGCTCCGGGAGGAGGCCACGACGCTGGACGACGTAGTGGTGATCGGTTACGGTGCCGTGAAGAAGCGCGACGTCTCGACGGCCATCTCGTCGATCAAGGCCGAGGATATCGCCAACCGTCCGATCACCGACTTCCGGCAGTCGATGGCCGGCAAGATGCCCGGTGTGCAGGTGATGCAGACGGGCGGCGATCCCGAAGGCAACGTGATGGTGCGCGTGCGCGGTATCAGCTCGGCCACGGCCGGCAACGACCCGTTGTATATCGTCGACGGCGTGCCGATGGAGAACGGCCTCTCGAACCTCAATACGAACGACATCGAGTCGATGGAGGTGCTGAAGGACGCCTCGTCGGCCGCGATTTACGGTTCGCGCGGTTCGAACGGCGTGATCCTCATCACGACCAAGAAGGGGAAATCGGAGACCATCCAGGTGACCTACGACGGCTACTACGGCATCGAGCAGGTTTCGAAAAAGATCGACCTGATGAATGCCTACCAGTATGCCCAGGTCTCGAAGGAGGCGCACGATGCGGCCTATCTCGATCAGTATCCTGGCGGTACGGCTCCGAACGGAGATCGCCCCGAATCGTATATGAATTACCCCGTGGAACTGGTTCCCTATCTGAACGGAGAACCGGGCCTGACCGATACCGACTGGCAGGATGCCATCTTCCGCACGGCCTCGACCACGAGCCACAACATTGCCATTTCGGGCAAAGGCAAGCACGTCAATTATTTCATTTCGGGGAACTATTACTACAAGGAGGGCGTCATCATCAACTCCGACTTCGAGCGCTACTCCTTCCGCATGAACCTCGACGGCAAGTACAAGAATTTCAAGTACGGCGTGAATTTCTCGCCCTCCTATTCGAAGTCGAACAAGGTAAATGCCTCGGGGGATTACAACAGCGGAGGCATCGTGCAGTCGGCGCTGACATCGTGCCCGATCTGGCCCATCTATAATGAGGATGGTACGTTTAACTTCCAGGGTAACGGTTATTGGCGTATTGGTACAGACTACCAGCACAACGAGATCCTGAACCCCGTGGCGCTGGCTACGCTGCAGTCGGAGGTGATCGACCGCATGTCGATGACCGGCCGTGCCTTCCTCGGGTATGACATCTGCAAGGGGCTTTCGTTCCAGACCTCGTTCGGCGGTTCGTTCTACGGAGCGATCGACAACAAGTACCGCTCGTCGGAACTTCCCCTGCGCGGAAAGGCCTATTACGATGCTCCGTCCAATCCGGAGGGCTACTCCTCGGCGGGCTTCTACTTCAACTGGCTCATCGAGAACCAGCTGACCTACGACCGCACGTTCGGCGACCACTCGTTGAACGTTATCCTCGTGCAGTCGGCCCAGAAGGAGACCTACAAGACGCTGAATGTCACGGCGACAGACTATCCCAACGATCAGAACCAGACGATCGGCGGCGGAACGGTGAGCGATGGCGATTCGAAGACCGAACAGTGGTCGCTGGCTTCGTATCTGGCCCGCGTGCAGTATAACTACAAGGGCAAGTACATGCTTTCGGCGGCCATCCGTGCCGACGGTTCGTCGCGCTTCGGCAAGAACAACCGCTGGGGTTACTTTCCCTCGGCGTCGGCCGCCTGGCGTATCTCGGGAGAGCCCTTCTTTCAGAATGCCGAGGCACTGTCGTGGATCAGCGATCTGAAGATCCGCGCCAGCTACGGTCAGACGGGTAACTTCCAGATCGGCAACTACCGCCATCTGGCTACCATGAGCGGCGACGACTATATCCTCGGTACGGGCAGCGGCTCGCTCGTAAGCGGTTATAAACCCTCGGACGTGGAGAATCCCGATCTGACGTGGGAGAAGACCTCGATGTTCAACGTCGGTGCCGATCTGAGCCTTCTGGGCGGCTATTTCAACCTGACGGCCGAATACTACTATGCCAATACGACCGACATGCTGCTCGAGGTGCCGATTCCGCATCTGACGGGTTACAGCACGACGCTGATGAACATCGGCAAGGTGAACAACCGCGGATGGGAACTCTCGGCCACCTCGCAGCACTCCTATGCCAACGGAATCAGTTATTCGCTCAATGCCAACTGGGCGAAGAATACCAACGAGGTGAAGGCGCTCGGTGCCAACGACACGCCGATCATCCAGTCGGGCAGCGTCGACCACGCCTACTACATCACGAAGGTGGGCGAGCCGATCGGTTCGTACTACCTGCTCGTTCAGGACGGCATCTTCCGCAACGAGGAGGATTTGAAGGCTTATCCGCACGTTTCGACCGCGCAGCCGGGGGACTTCCGCTTCGTGGATGTCGACGGTGACGGGGAGATCGACCTCGAGAAGGACCGCACGATCGTCGGCAACTACATGCCGGACTTCACCTACGGATTCGGCGGGTCGTTCGGCTACCGGGGGCTCGACTTTTCGGTGGCGTTCCAGGGCGTTCACGGCAACGAGATTCTGAACCTGAACCGTCGCTACCTGGACAATATGGAGGGTAACACGAACGGCACGACCGTCGCCTTCAACCGCTGGAAGAGCCCCACGGAGATCGGTGACGGCAATACGAACCGTGCCAACCGCAAGCAGACGGGCAACAATACCCGCACGTCGACCTGGCACGTCGAGGATGGCAGCTACCTGCGTCTGCAGAACATCGCCCTGGGCTACACGCTTCCGGCGAAGTGGACCAGGAAGTTCTATGTCGAGAAGCTGCGCATCTACGTCTCGGCGCAGAACCTCGTGACGTGGACCGATTATTCGGGCTACAACCCCGAGGTAAGCAACCGCACCAGTGCTCTGACACCCGGCGAGGACTATGGTACCTATCCTTTGGCCAAGACCTACATGGTCGGACTGAATGTCACATTCTAA
- a CDS encoding RagB/SusD family nutrient uptake outer membrane protein, whose amino-acid sequence MKKIQILFSAAALLGLGACGEAFFDLTPNYEVAVDNVFKTANDFDIAVKGCYAKLQGQVSYYTELCEYRSDNLYLDAPTAGTQDRYDLDQFSETPSNGILEDAWANFNNGVYRCNMVLDRIDGADFDETLKAQYKAEALFIRAYTYFNMYRLWGGVPTTRTVVSVSEALKIGRSSEEQMYEFIAGDLKQIVDNEMLPASYGADDTGRATIGAARTLLAKVYLTFGHPQEAADVLEDVIGRYTLLDDVADVFSVANKMNDEVIFAVRFNKEVVGEGHGAWFSISNLTDNSGQSPVLKALYDEQDARKPLLEYVQVEGVKLCLMRKFYDTPDPTTTQYGNDQILLRYADALLMYAEALNEVGYDGSPDSPALKALNDVHTRAGLDPLNITDLPDQDAFRRAVCLERQKEFPYEGQRWFDLVRMGYAAEAVAKEGHAIQSYQLLYPIPNTELERINNTQLLWQNPGY is encoded by the coding sequence ATGAAAAAGATACAGATTCTGTTTTCTGCGGCGGCTCTGCTTGGTCTGGGGGCGTGCGGAGAGGCCTTTTTTGACCTCACGCCCAACTATGAGGTGGCCGTCGACAATGTCTTCAAGACGGCGAATGATTTCGATATTGCGGTCAAGGGCTGTTATGCCAAGCTGCAGGGGCAGGTAAGCTACTATACCGAACTCTGTGAGTACCGCAGCGACAACCTCTATCTGGACGCTCCGACGGCCGGCACACAGGACCGTTACGATTTGGATCAGTTCAGCGAGACTCCCTCGAACGGTATTCTGGAGGATGCCTGGGCCAACTTCAACAACGGCGTTTACCGTTGCAACATGGTGCTGGACCGCATCGACGGAGCCGATTTTGACGAGACACTCAAGGCGCAGTACAAGGCCGAGGCGCTCTTCATCCGTGCCTACACCTACTTCAACATGTACCGTCTTTGGGGCGGCGTTCCCACTACCCGTACGGTTGTTTCGGTCAGTGAGGCACTGAAGATCGGCCGCAGCTCGGAGGAGCAGATGTATGAGTTCATTGCCGGTGATCTGAAACAGATTGTCGACAACGAGATGCTTCCGGCATCGTACGGAGCCGACGACACGGGACGCGCCACGATCGGTGCCGCCCGGACGCTGCTGGCCAAGGTCTATCTGACGTTCGGACACCCACAGGAAGCAGCCGACGTGCTGGAGGATGTCATCGGACGCTACACGCTGCTCGATGACGTGGCCGATGTCTTCTCCGTTGCGAACAAGATGAACGACGAGGTGATCTTCGCCGTACGGTTCAACAAGGAGGTGGTCGGCGAGGGGCACGGAGCCTGGTTCTCGATCTCGAACCTGACGGACAACTCGGGTCAGAGTCCCGTGCTGAAGGCGCTCTACGACGAGCAGGATGCCCGCAAGCCGCTGCTCGAATATGTGCAGGTCGAAGGGGTGAAACTCTGTCTGATGCGCAAGTTCTACGATACGCCCGACCCCACGACCACGCAGTATGGCAACGACCAGATTCTGCTGCGCTATGCCGACGCCCTGCTGATGTACGCCGAAGCGCTCAACGAGGTGGGATATGACGGCAGCCCCGATTCGCCGGCGCTCAAGGCGCTCAACGACGTCCACACCCGGGCCGGGCTCGATCCGCTGAATATCACCGATCTGCCCGATCAGGATGCGTTCCGTCGCGCCGTCTGCCTCGAGCGGCAAAAAGAGTTCCCCTACGAAGGGCAGCGGTGGTTCGATCTGGTGCGCATGGGGTATGCCGCCGAGGCCGTGGCCAAGGAGGGACATGCCATTCAGAGTTATCAGCTGCTTTATCCGATTCCGAATACCGAGCTGGAGCGGATCAACAACACGCAGCTGCTGTGGCAGAATCCCGGTTATTAA
- a CDS encoding PQQ-binding-like beta-propeller repeat protein encodes MKKYLFGLLAAVAALGTGCSDDNLPEASFSLFQVETVKATAGDGEATIEWTLQEGKPAPVEYYVSWTADDSEVAGGAESVSPDTRRLTVKGLVNDCAYTFSVQSRYAGGLAMKVSAVCTPKSTRMPASNFKAMAGDKRTFLSWTAPDTQLEYSYRIDVSAGGEPVKSVEAASSETSKLIEGLTNGMAYTFTLTCVYAHGDSESVEASATPGEIDPITVTSTTLRRFELCTFEYNPAYFVQGEIVSVHWEFGDGNTSDETIASYCYPEPGNYTVRLTVTYKGGATEQAEIRITVEGYAWSSVSGTGYQKSSNIVFAPDGQTLYTLSQTDKKLFAVNAITGQIRWEYATSAATYGSGPAVGADGTVYFGTEDSDGSFYAVSASGALKWKKTLGAAVKASPAVTSDGVVYALANGGLLFALDAASGAEKWSAVQSGDAGGVAVDRDGTVYFGTSKGIWAYSESGSLKWTCDTAHAVTERGGSLAIGGQILYATLKSKGGCAAIDTATGRTLWKFASQAGDSYHPVVDGDGTVYFCEKSGYLYAVDRNGSEKWIDQTDKNYIYSGFVLGADGRAYISQYASPFNLLSFDASGARNVVMTIGAQTMSPVSIGPDNRLYYGLNGSVAAYEIGCSLATEGWPMRGCNTQGTNSLK; translated from the coding sequence ATGAAAAAATATCTTTTCGGATTGCTGGCAGCCGTTGCCGCGCTGGGTACGGGCTGCAGCGATGACAATTTGCCGGAGGCCTCCTTCTCGCTTTTCCAGGTCGAGACGGTAAAGGCAACGGCCGGCGACGGTGAGGCGACGATTGAATGGACCCTGCAGGAGGGGAAGCCCGCCCCCGTGGAGTATTACGTCAGTTGGACGGCCGACGACTCGGAGGTGGCGGGTGGTGCCGAGAGCGTTTCGCCCGACACCCGTCGGTTGACCGTCAAGGGGCTGGTAAACGATTGCGCCTATACTTTTTCGGTGCAGTCGCGTTACGCCGGCGGGCTGGCCATGAAGGTGTCGGCCGTCTGCACCCCCAAGTCGACCCGCATGCCGGCCTCGAATTTCAAGGCCATGGCCGGAGACAAACGGACCTTTCTTTCGTGGACGGCTCCCGATACGCAGCTGGAATATTCGTATCGGATCGATGTGTCGGCCGGTGGCGAGCCGGTGAAAAGCGTGGAGGCTGCTTCGTCGGAGACCTCGAAACTGATCGAAGGGCTGACCAACGGCATGGCCTATACCTTCACGCTGACGTGCGTCTACGCCCACGGCGATTCGGAATCGGTCGAGGCCTCGGCTACGCCGGGTGAAATCGACCCGATTACGGTTACTTCGACGACGCTGCGGCGCTTCGAGCTCTGCACCTTTGAATACAATCCGGCCTACTTTGTGCAGGGTGAGATTGTTTCGGTGCATTGGGAGTTCGGCGACGGAAACACCTCGGATGAGACCATTGCTTCGTATTGCTATCCCGAGCCGGGCAACTATACGGTTCGTCTGACCGTCACCTACAAAGGCGGAGCGACCGAGCAGGCCGAGATTCGCATCACGGTTGAGGGCTATGCCTGGAGTTCGGTCAGCGGAACGGGTTATCAGAAGTCCTCGAACATTGTCTTCGCTCCCGACGGACAAACCCTCTACACGCTTTCGCAGACCGACAAGAAGCTCTTTGCCGTCAATGCCATCACGGGGCAGATTCGTTGGGAATATGCGACGTCGGCCGCAACTTACGGCTCGGGACCTGCTGTTGGTGCGGATGGTACGGTCTATTTCGGAACGGAGGACAGCGACGGTTCGTTCTATGCCGTTTCGGCATCCGGAGCGTTGAAGTGGAAGAAGACGCTCGGCGCCGCTGTCAAAGCCAGTCCGGCCGTTACCTCGGACGGTGTGGTCTATGCCTTGGCCAACGGAGGTTTGCTCTTTGCGCTGGATGCCGCATCAGGGGCTGAGAAATGGTCGGCCGTGCAGAGTGGTGATGCCGGCGGTGTGGCTGTTGATCGGGACGGTACGGTCTATTTCGGCACATCGAAGGGCATTTGGGCCTATTCGGAGAGTGGTTCGCTCAAATGGACCTGTGATACGGCTCATGCCGTGACTGAACGAGGCGGTTCGCTGGCCATCGGAGGTCAGATTCTTTACGCAACGCTCAAGTCCAAGGGAGGTTGTGCCGCCATTGACACGGCAACGGGCCGGACGCTGTGGAAATTCGCTTCGCAGGCTGGTGACAGCTACCACCCGGTGGTTGATGGTGACGGTACGGTCTACTTCTGCGAGAAGAGCGGATATCTGTATGCCGTTGACAGGAACGGCTCCGAGAAATGGATCGACCAGACCGACAAGAATTACATCTATTCGGGATTTGTCCTTGGAGCCGATGGCAGGGCCTATATTTCACAGTATGCGTCGCCGTTCAACCTGCTCTCCTTCGATGCTTCGGGTGCCCGAAACGTGGTGATGACGATCGGTGCCCAGACGATGAGCCCCGTCAGCATTGGCCCCGATAACAGACTCTACTATGGCCTTAATGGCTCGGTGGCTGCATATGAGATCGGTTGCAGCCTTGCTACGGAGGGCTGGCCGATGCGTGGATGCAATACCCAGGGTACCAATTCGTTGAAGTGA